In Sphingomonas panacisoli, one genomic interval encodes:
- a CDS encoding TetR/AcrR family transcriptional regulator yields the protein METAVLRGRPREFCVDQALVAALRVFWSKGYEGASMTDLTEAMGVTRPSLYAAFGNKEELFKKALDLYQREKLSYIGEALKARTARGVAQHLLEGALANQTGTSEPHGCLGVISSVACGAEAESIRQDVLERGKVAHAALIERMEQAIADGDFYGPVDADGITKYLTALLQGMAVQAGAGATREELQRLVDTSLAVWPSK from the coding sequence ATGGAAACTGCCGTCCTTCGGGGTCGCCCTCGCGAATTCTGCGTCGATCAGGCGCTGGTCGCCGCTCTGCGCGTGTTCTGGAGCAAGGGGTATGAGGGTGCGTCGATGACCGACCTCACAGAGGCGATGGGCGTTACTCGCCCGAGCCTCTATGCCGCGTTCGGCAACAAGGAAGAGTTGTTCAAGAAGGCGCTCGACCTCTACCAGCGCGAAAAGCTGAGCTATATCGGCGAGGCGTTGAAGGCGCGGACCGCGCGCGGCGTTGCGCAGCATCTGCTCGAAGGGGCGCTCGCCAACCAGACCGGCACGTCCGAGCCGCACGGTTGTCTCGGCGTGATCAGTTCGGTCGCGTGCGGCGCCGAGGCCGAATCGATCCGTCAGGACGTGCTCGAACGCGGCAAGGTCGCGCATGCGGCGTTGATCGAGCGGATGGAGCAAGCGATCGCCGACGGCGACTTCTACGGCCCCGTCGATGCCGACGGCATCACCAAATATCTGACTGCCCTGCTGCAAGGCATGGCGGTCCAGGCCGGCGCCGGTGCGACCCGCGAGGAATTGCAGCGGCTCGTCGATACCAGCCTCGCGGTCTGGCCGAGCAAATAG
- a CDS encoding SulP family inorganic anion transporter gives MAKPAGGFLARDFTASIVVFLVAMPLCMGIAIASGVPPEKGLITGIIGGIVVGALAGSPLQVSGPAAGLAVIVFELVRDQGLSALGPILILAGAIQVVAGICKLGGWFRAISPAVVHGMLAGIGVLIVVGQFHVLFDAKPLSSGLDNLTAMPGRLLGLDPTNATATELALAIALLTIGIMIAWDKFRPKALKLVPSALLGVVAATLVAYFAGLDVTRVNVPESIASAVAIPDASLFAKWLDPSILLAALAIAFIATAETLLSAAAVDKMHVGVRTDYNKELRAQGVGNLLCGAAGALPMTGVIVRSSANVQAGAVTRLSAMLHGIWILGFVALLPWLLREIPMAALGAVLVVTGWKLVNFGHVRELFRHHGVLPAVIWAATLVVVVAEDLLSGVLVGIGLSLIEVIPHVRRLKLGVEHDDGDHGTAIRLSGAATFVQLPKLSDALDRVPAGKPVVIDGTQLAAVDHTCAELMRDWLARRRSADNDVTVLGGAGPLSRLAA, from the coding sequence ATTGCCAAGCCCGCGGGCGGCTTCCTGGCCCGCGATTTCACCGCGTCGATCGTCGTTTTCCTGGTCGCGATGCCGCTTTGCATGGGCATCGCGATCGCGTCCGGCGTGCCGCCCGAAAAGGGCCTGATCACCGGCATCATCGGCGGCATCGTCGTCGGCGCGCTCGCGGGATCGCCGCTGCAGGTCAGCGGACCCGCCGCGGGTCTCGCGGTCATCGTGTTCGAACTCGTCCGCGACCAAGGCCTCTCCGCGCTCGGGCCGATCCTGATCCTGGCGGGCGCGATTCAGGTCGTCGCCGGCATCTGCAAGCTCGGCGGCTGGTTCCGCGCGATCTCCCCCGCGGTGGTTCACGGCATGCTCGCCGGCATCGGCGTGCTGATCGTCGTCGGCCAGTTCCACGTCCTGTTCGACGCCAAGCCGCTATCGAGCGGGCTCGACAATCTCACCGCGATGCCGGGGCGGCTGCTGGGTCTCGACCCGACCAACGCGACCGCGACCGAACTCGCGCTCGCCATCGCGTTGCTGACGATCGGGATCATGATCGCTTGGGACAAGTTCCGCCCCAAAGCGCTCAAGCTGGTGCCGAGCGCGTTGCTCGGCGTCGTCGCGGCGACCCTGGTGGCGTACTTTGCCGGGCTCGACGTGACGCGCGTCAACGTGCCCGAATCGATCGCGAGCGCGGTCGCGATCCCCGATGCGTCGCTCTTCGCGAAATGGCTCGATCCGTCGATCCTGCTCGCGGCGCTCGCCATCGCATTCATCGCCACCGCCGAGACGCTGCTCTCGGCCGCGGCGGTCGACAAGATGCACGTCGGCGTCCGCACCGATTACAACAAGGAGCTGCGCGCACAGGGCGTCGGCAATCTGCTGTGCGGTGCCGCGGGCGCGCTACCTATGACCGGCGTCATCGTGCGCAGTTCCGCCAACGTCCAGGCGGGCGCGGTGACGCGGCTATCGGCGATGCTGCACGGTATCTGGATTTTGGGATTCGTCGCGCTGCTGCCCTGGCTGCTGCGCGAGATTCCGATGGCCGCACTCGGCGCGGTGCTGGTGGTGACCGGGTGGAAGCTCGTCAACTTCGGCCACGTGCGCGAGCTGTTCCGGCATCACGGTGTCCTTCCCGCCGTGATCTGGGCGGCGACCCTGGTGGTCGTCGTGGCCGAGGACTTGCTGTCCGGCGTGCTGGTCGGGATCGGCCTGTCGCTGATCGAGGTGATCCCGCATGTCCGCCGCCTCAAGCTCGGGGTCGAGCATGACGACGGCGATCACGGCACCGCGATTCGCCTGTCGGGCGCGGCGACGTTCGTCCAGCTGCCCAAGCTGAGCGACGCGCTCGATCGCGTGCCGGCGGGCAAGCCGGTGGTGATCGACGGGACGCAACTCGCGGCCGTCGACCATACCTGCGCCGAACTGATGCGCGACTGGCTCGCGCGACGCCGGTCGGCGGACAACGACGTCACCGTGCTCGGCGGCGCCGGACCGCTTTCCCGATTGGCGGCGTGA